GCCGACGTTGAAGGCGGGCAATCAGGGCAAGCAACCTCGGCGTAAGCCCGCGCTAGGCGCGGGGGCGCTGGCAGCGCAGTTCGCTGTCGTCCAGCCGTAAAATGGCCTCGTCACCTTTGGTCCAGAAATCCATGCCATCGCCCCGATAGTGCGCGCCCGAGGCAGAGGGTTGGTGTTCCAGCGACCATTGTGCGCCGCGGAAAGCCACCCGCGCGCCAGTATTGTTAAACGTAACCTCGAGTGATTCGCCAGCGCAGTCAAACAGCGCTTTACGCGCCGGCGTCGTTGCTTTGACTGCACGTAGCGTCAGGCTCAGGAACTGCGTGTTGTCAGTGATCGGGTAGGCCTGATCGGTGGTCCACAACAACTGGCCTTTTGCATCCTCGATGCGGGCGCGCGCATTGTAGCGGTGGCCATTGGCCAACTGGACCGGCTGGTAGGAGAGTTCGAACTGCTGCGGAGATGGCGTGGCCGCCTGGCTGATTTCGGCGACCCGGAGTGCGGCGCGGTCCGCCGGCCCGACTTCCTCGATAATCACAGTGGCGCGGCTGCCTGTGGGTACTTCATCTGCGCCCGTGAGTTCACCGTGTAAGCTGGCAAAGCCTGAGGACGCAGGGTCGTTGCACGCGAATAGCGCGCCGCACAGGCAGAGCCAGATCCAACGCATGTTCAACGGGTGCCGTAGACAACCATGGTTTTGCCTTTGACCGATACCAGACCCTGTTCTTCCAGGGTTTTCAGTACCCGCCCGACCATTTCCCGCGAGCAGCCCACAATGCGGCCGATTTCCTGTCGGGTGATTTTGATCTGCATGCCGTCGGGGTGGGTCATGGCATCGGGTTCTTTACACAAATCCAGCAGGGTGCGGGCCACTCGACCGGTTACGTCCAGGAAGGCCAGGTCGCCCACTTTGCGGGTGGTATTGCGCAGCCGGCGCGCCATCTGGCTGCCGAGGGCAAACAGGAATTCGGGGTGCTTTTCGGTCAGCTCCTGAAATTTTGCGTAGCTGATTTCCGCCACTTCGCACTCGGTTTTGGCGCGCACCCAGGCAGAGCGGGAATCGGCGTCATCTTCAAACAGGCCCATTTCGCCGAAAAAGTCACCGTCGTTCAGGTAGGCAACAATCATCTCGTGGCCGTCATCGTCTTCAATCAACACCGTGACTGATCCTTTCACGATGTAGTAAAGCGAGTCGCTTTTGTCACCGGCGTAAATGATGGTGGTTTTAGCCGGGTAACGGCGGCGATGGCAATGTTCCAGGAATTTATCCACATTGCGGATGTGCGGTGTTAGCGAGACGGCTACCAAAATGGAACCCCTTATTATTTAACTCAATGTCAGTGAGGGCGTCGGCGCCGGGCGCAAAAGTAGGTGGCGCATGGGCGAAACTCCCCCGGTATTTCCCTGATCCGGTGCCTACCGGCATGGGCCTCGTGAGCCCGCACCGATTATGGCGCCAATGAGCAGTTTGTACCAGTCAACAGGTGACCGACGGTCCATGGAGAGTCAAAAAAACATGCGTTTGTGTGAACTGATCGCACTTTAGACTGATGCATAACCCTGAAAACCGCGCGGGTACTGCCGAAAAAGGTGTCAGGTTTACGGGCTGGCGCTGGCATTTAATTAAAGCAGCGCGAAAACCGATTTTGCGCGCAATTATGCTAATCTTGGCGCCCTTTTGAGATTTCGGTCGGACGATAACTATGCAGGCAAAGGTAAAGTGGGTCGATGGCGTCATGTTCCTGGGTGAGTCAGGCAGTGGCCACGCGGTGGTGATGGATGGCGCTGCCGATCACGGTGGACGCAATATGGGTGTGCGCCCCATGGAAATGATTCTGCTGGGTATCGGTGGCTGTGCGTCCTTTGATGTGGTGACGATTCTGAAAAAATCCCGCCAGGATGTGGCGGCCTGCCATGTGGAGCTGGATGCCGACCGCGCCGACGGCACGCCTTCCCCCTTTACCCGTATTCACATGAAATTTGTGGTCTCCGGGCGCAAGCTCAAGGCCAATCAGGTAGAGCGGGCTGTGGAATTATCCGCCACCAAATATTGCTCGGCCTCGGTCATGATGGAAGCGGCAGGGGTGGACCTGAGTCATTCCTTCGAGGTTGTCGAACTGGATTAACCGGGAGGCGCAGCGCAGGGGGAACAACGCCGTTGCCTGCGCCTGCCTGTCAACCGCTAGTCAAAACAGTGGCTGATAAGGGCGATCAGCGCGGTTAAGCCGCGCTCATCTTCGGCGCAGAAAGCGCCATAGTCATCGGAATCCAAATCCAATACCGCCCGTACCTGACCTCGCTTATCCAGCACTGGCAGCACGATCTCCGAGCGGGTGCTGCTGGAGCAGGCGATGTGGTAGGGAAGGGCCTCGACATCATCAACGAGTTGGACCGCCCGTTCGCGCGCGGCGCGTCCGCACACGCCCCGATCAAAACTGATTTGCAGACAGCCATGACCACCCTGATACGGGCCGACTTTCAGCATGCCCGGCTCGGTGACCCGGTAGAAACCGGTCCAGTGGCTGTAGGGTAGTGCGTGGTGCACTTCGCAAACCAACGTTGCCATCAAGGCAATTTCATCGCTTTCGCCGTCGGTCAGTGCGCTCAGGCGCTGGTGCAGTTCGCGGTAAAGGGCTTTTTTATCGGCGGCGTTCATAGACGGTAGCTGGCCTCGGTCATCAGTCGCGAGGTCAGCGACATCAGGCGTTTCACGGGGGCGGGAAATTTCAGGCCACCGGCATTGAGTGCGGTTTCGGCATGGCGGGCCTCATCTTCGCGCATCTGGCCGACGATGGCACGGCTGCGTGCATCCTGTTCAGGCAGTGACGCCAGATGGCTGTCCAGGTGTTTGCAGACCTGGTCTTCGGTGGCCGCCACGAAGCCGAGGCTGACTTTATCGCTGATCAGGCCGGCACCGGCACCTATGCCGAAAGACAGGCCATACCACAGCGGATTCAGCAGGCTTGGGCGGCTATCCAATTGATGCAGACGTTGTTCGCACCAGGCCAGGTGGTCAATTTCTTCCGCGGCGGCTTGCGCCATTTCGTCACGGACCTCAGGTAAACGGGCGGTCAGCGCCTGCCCCTGGTACAGCGCCTGGGCACAGACTTCGCCGCTGTGGTTAACCCGCATCAGCCCGGCGGCATGTTTGCGCTCGGTATCATTCATATCCGCTTCCGGCAGCGCTCCGGCGGGATTGGGGCGGTGATGGCTGAGTTTGCCGGGCGCCAGCGTGCGCAGTACTTTGTCGGCCTCAACGATCAGGTGGTCAATTGCAGTCAGGGTGGTTTTCATGGCGTTCCCATCAGTCAGAGCGTGCAGTTATCCAGAACGTAACTGCAGGATGCCGCTATTGTAACGGGTAATTGGTGTGTCCGCAGGTGTGATCAGTTCTCGTCGGGAATCCACACCACAAACCGGGTGCCGACCGCGCGATCGGTATCGACACTGATCTGGCCGTTGTGTAACTCGGTCAGCAGTTTGACCAACGTGAGACCGAGGCCGGTGCCTTTGGCGCTGCGGGTCAGGGAGTCATCCAGTTGAGTGAATGGGTGAAACAATTGATCCACCAGTGTTTTGGGAATGCCGGGTCCGGTATCGATGATTTCAAAGCTCATGCCGCGCCGGCGATGGCGGGTTTCGGCGATGGCGCGCAGGGTGACATTGCCTTGCTCGGTGAACTTGAAGGCGTTGCTCAGCAGATTGGACAGGATCTGGCGCAGGCGATTGGGGTCGGCGTGCAGGCTGCGCAACTCAATATCGGGGTCGCAACTGTAGTTGAAGGTTACCCCGGGTTTGCGCTCGGCATCGTGCTCGCGTGCAAGTTTGTCCAGAAATTCCGGGATCACAATCTGGCTTCGTTTTAACCGCACCTCGCCGGAATCAATTTTTTGGGTGTCCAGAATGTCGTTGATCATGGTCAACAGGTGCTTGCCGTTGCGGGCAATGGTGTTGAGTGCGTCCCGGTGCCGGGGCTCGAGCTGATCGCCGATGCGTTCAATCAAACGCTCTGAAAAGCCGTTGATGGCATTCAGTGGAGTGCGCAATTCATGCGACATGTTCGCCAGAAACCGGCTCTTGATCATACTGCTTTGTTCCGCTTCGGCCTGAGCCTGCAGTGCGGCTTCTTTGGCGGCTTCCAGGTCTGCGGTCCGATCGCGCACCCGGCGCTCAAGGTCTTCATTCATTTGCTGGATTTTTTCTTCGAACGCGACCTGCTCCGATATGTCTACATGCGTGCCCACCAGGCGCACTGGGTTGCCTTGCTGATCGCGCACGGCAAACGCTCGGGATAACACATGAACATAGTGGCCATCCTTGTGTCGCAACCGCAAGGTGATGCGATAACTGTTGGCTTTACCGGCGAGGTAGTTCTCTATGGCTTTGTTGGCCCGGTCCACGTCGTCGGGGTGCAAGAGTTCGAGGAAGCTACTGACCGTCTGACTGTGCTCAGTTTGATCCCGGCCCAACATGGAAAACCAGCGAGGAGAATAAAACACTTCGTCGCTGGCCAGGTTCCAATCCCACAGGCCGTCATTGGCGCCTTCGAGCGCGTAGTTCAGACGCGATTCGCTGTGGGCGAGTGCCTGCTCCCGCTCCATGAGTTTTCGGTGCAAAGTATCAAAGGTGGTGGCCAGTTCCTGCACTTCCGACAAATCGGTGTGCTGGTTAACCGGAATCGGGCGGCCCTGGCCCATCGCCTGCACGTCGTTGTTGAGGGCTTCGATGGGGCGGGCAATCTGGCGGGTCATGAGCCAGGCCATGGCGCTGCCTAACGTTAGCGTCGCGATCAGCAACCACAGGTAGTCGGTTTTGAGTTGGCGCAGGGGCGACAGCAACTCTTCCTGGCTGACCACAACGCCCAACATGTAACCGCTGTTCGGGATGGTTTTGTGTAACAGGTAGTAGTGGCTATCGCTCTGCCCCACACTGAATCGGGTTACCTGTACCAAAGGGTTGTCGCTCTGATCCGGCAGCGCGTCAAACTCTGGAATATTTTCATCCCGGATATTGGAGATGAGCGATAGCGCCTGACCTTGTGCGCCAGTAATGGCCTGGCCGTTTTCATCTTGCATTCTGCGGACGATCTTACTGCTGTTCCAGTGGTACCAGTAGTTGCCGTCCCGATCTGTCAGTAGCATGCGGGTGGGCCAATCGAATTCGCTGAAGTGATCCTGCTGCAATGTGTGGATAAACCGTTCAAGACTACGCCATTGAGTGGATGCGCCCAGCAGCCCCTGAACCTTGCCCTGGTTGTCCAGCAGGGTGCGGGCGATCACGATTTGCCGGACGCCCGTGGTGTAAGAGATCATTGGTTGTGAAACGTAAAAGCGCGCTTCGGCACCATGGTTATTGGCCACGGTGGCCTGCCAATAGTCGCGCTGGTTGATGCGGTGTAAGGGTGCCTGCGGATCCGCGTCGTCCAGGCTGAGTAAGCCGCCCTGGTGCGGGTTGCCGCCTGCCGTATTGTAGAAAGTGCCATCGGGTAGCCCGACAATAAATTTTTCAAACCGGTTGGGATAGCGGGCAATCAGTTGTTTGAGCGGAGGCAGGAACACCTCTGGCTGCATGCCATCGAACAAGCGGGACTCTGCCAGCAAATCCAGTAGCTGTTGGGTGGACAATAATTCGGCGTGCAGCCGATGGCCGCTGAGTGCCAAAGCCGATTGTACGCTTCGGAGCGCGTTGCGTTCAGCGCTGGCGCTCGACCATTGCAGCGAGACGTACACAGCCCCTGTGACGCTCACCAGCAATAGTCCACTGAACAACATACTCAGCTTGTGCTTGATCTTCACCTGAACCTGCTATAAACCGGGCTCCGGTTGGCCTGTGCTCAGCCGGCGCGCTATGATGGCGGAAATCCATGGTTTTCAGTCTAGCAGGCTGTCCGGAATCTACCTGTCAATGTCAGTGGCCGGCCTGTAATGAGACAGACCCAGCCTGGTCTTTGCCCGTTATCCGGTTTTCTAGCAATTAAGGATGATCAGTATTAATGACCGATATTCATGATCTCAGTCTGCTTTTGCGTGCCCGCACCCCGCTCATTGTATTGGAAACCCATGATGAACTACGCGCGCTCGACGCATTGCAGCGGGCGGTGGAAGATACCGGACAGAGCGAGCGCGGGCGCGTGCGCAGCCGGCCTTTGTACCGCTGGACCATCAGTGATGGGCTGGTCCGTGCGGGATTTGGTGAGCCCGAGCCGGGTAACGAAGCACACCAGGAGCCGGACGAGGTGCTTCGCCATCTGCGGAGTGTGCGCTCGCCGGCGGTGGTCGCGCTGTGTGATTTCCACCCATACCTGGAAGGCAATCCGAAAATTGTACGCCTGCTCAAGGATATCGCGCTGGCGCAGAGTCAGGCACGGCACACGCTGGTGTTGATCAGCCACGCCATGAAGCTGCCTGCGGAGTTGTCGCGCTTGTCGGCGCGGGTCAGCCTGGCGCTACCGGGCGAAGAAGAAATCATGACCATCATCCGCGAAGAAGCGCGTGCCTTGTCTGCCCAGGGGCGAAAAGTACGGGCCGATAATCAGACGCTGGCGCGCATGGTGCACAATCTGAAAGGGCTTTCCTATGCGGACGTGCGGGCGCTGGTGCGCTCTGCCATTATGGATGACCACGCCATTACCGAATCCGACTTGCCGGCGGTTAATAAAGCTAAATTTGAATTGCTGGATCTGGAAGGCGTGGTAAGTTTTGAATTTGAAACCGCCAATTTTGCCGACGTGGGTGGGCTTGGGCGGTTCAAGGACTGGTTGGCTAATCGGCGCGATGCCTTTACCGACAATTCCCTCAAAGATAAACCCAAAGGCGTGATGCTTTTAGGTGTGCAGGGCTCGGGTAAAAGCCTGGCGGCAAAAGCCGTGGCAGGTCTTTGGGGGTTACCTTTATTGCGGTTGGATTTTGGCGCTCTCTATAACAAATACCACGGCGAATCGGAGCGCAACCTACGCGAGTCCCTGCAACTGGCCGAGCGCATGGCGCCCTGTGTATTGTGGATGGATGAAATCGAAAAAGGTTTGGCCAATGATGGCAGCGACAGCGGTACCAGCAAGCGTTTATTGGGCAGCCTGTTGACCTGGCAGGCCGAACGCAAGCAGCCGGTGTTTGTGGTCGCCACTGCCAATGATATTTCCGCGCTGCCACCGGAGTTGTTGCGCAAAGGTCGTCTGGATGAAATCTTTTTTGTGGATTTGCCCAGTGAAAAAGTGCGCGAAGATATTTTCGCCATTCACCTGAAGTCGCGCGGGCTGGACCGTCTGGTGATTCAGGGGCCATTGTTGGCCGCGGCGGCGGAGGGTTTTTCTGGTGCAGAAATTGAACAAGCCATCGTCGCCGCCATTTACTCCTCCCGCGCCAAGGGTGAAGACTGTGGCGTGCAACAAATTCTCAAAGAACTCGCCTCCACCAACCCGCTGAGTGTGGTGATGGCCGAAAAAATCGCCAGCCTGCGCGCCTGGGCACAAGAGCGCTGTGTGATGGCGGATTAAACTGAACACCAAGGGGTCTGGTCCGACCGAGTCAGACCCCTTGGTACTTTGGTTAGTCCGGGTACACGCGCTTCCAATCCTGTTTCATATCGATGCGGGTCCATCCATTCGGTTCGATCAGATCCAGCGCTTGGTCCAGTTTGCCGACGTGCGACTTGCGGTCGTAGGCGGATTCTCGTGCGTTGTCCGTGTGGTGCACGATAGCGGCGAAGCGTGGACCGTTGCCGGCACTGGTCCACTGCAGCATGGCCAGGTCACCATCAGAATTGCCGAAGGCCATGAGCGGACGTTGGCCGATGATGTGGTGAATGGCCACGGGCTTGCCGCCTTTGTCGTTGACAAATTCCAGAGCAGGCTCGCGCATGAGCACTGGTGTATTCCCTTGCATGACAAATTGTGTGGCGATGCGACTGCCAATCACCTGCGGTGGTGCCACACCGTATACGCGCTCGGTCCAGGCGCGCATGAAGTCCACACCACCGCCGGATACGATGTAAACCGTAAATCCGTTGGCGCGCAGATAATTCATCAGTTCCAACATGGGTTGAAACACCATGGCGGTGTACAACTTGCCGGTAGCGGGGTGCTTGGCTGAACTGATCCACTGGCTGACCGACGCGCGGAATTCGTCGGTGCTCATGCCGCTGTGGGTGGCCATCATCATTTCAATCAGGGCTTTTTCGCCACCGGCCAGCGCCGACTCTAAATCACCTCTCAACACTGATGCGAAGGGTTCCTGGTTTTGCCACTCAGGGTGTTGGGGCGCCATGATTCTGATCTGATCAAAAATATAAAACGCCTGAAAATACAGCGGGGTTTCGCTCCACAGGGTGCCGTCGTTATCAAATACGGCAATGCGGTCTTTCTCAGGTACGTAAGTGGCTGCGCCTTTTTGAGTTGTTTTCGTCACAAAGTCGGTTATTGCCTGTTTGGTATTTCCGTCATGCCACGAAGGCAATGGATCTTGCGGTTTACACCCCAGGCTGACAAAAAATACCAATAGCACAAGCATTGCGCTGATTCTGGTTTTCATTCTGGACTCCTGTAAAAAGCAAAACAGCCAGGCAGTGCTGGCTGTTTATTGATTAACGTTTGCAGTGCCGAATCAGTTGGAACCCATATTGGAACGCAGCTGCTCTTCAATTTTGCTCAGGTTAAATGAACCGGGCGTTTGCGCCGGCGGGTATTCTTTCATGGACTGAAGGAACTTCGCCGCCAGCCCCTGAATGGGCACGATCACGTAAGGCCGATCCAGAAACCAGTCTTCGTAGGTGTTTGAATTGTGTTGCGATTTCTCAAACGGATCGCGACGCAAGTTGAACAGCAGTGGTACACGCAATTCCACAAAGGGTTCACGCCACACACCAAAACGCTGACCGCGGTTTTCCAGGAAAACCACTTTCCAGTCGTCGTAGCGTGCCGCCACCACCTGGCCATCATCGTTTACGTACCAGAATTCGTGGCGGGGGGATTCTTTGACTTTGCCGGTCAGGTAATCCAGCTGATTGTAACCGTCCAGGTGGGCCTTGTACGTGCGGCCATTGATCTTGGTGCCTTTTAACAAGCGCTGTTTGACCGTGGTGTCACCCGCGGCCGCGGCAAAGGTGGTTAGCCAATCTTCGTGCGAGACAATGCCATTCAACGTTTTACCGGCCGGGAATTTGCCGGGCCAGCGCACAAAGGTGGGCACGCGGTAGGCGCCTTCCCAGTTGGAGTTTTTCTCGCCCCGGAAAGGTGTTGTGCCCGCATCGGGCCAGGTGTTGTAGTGTGGACCGTTATCGGTGGAATACATCACCAGGGTGTTGTCGGCAATCTTCAGCTCATCCAGCAGTTTCAGGAACTGGCCGATGTGCAGGTCGTGCTCCACCATGCCATCGCTGTACTCGTCCTGCCCGGAAATACCGCGGTGTTCTTCTTTCACGTGGGTGCGGAAGTGCATGCGGGTGCCGTTCCACCATACAAACCAGGGCTTGCCGGCTTTGTGTTGTTCGCGGATAAATTCCATGGCGCGCTTTGACGATTCATCATCGATGGTCTCCATGCGCTTTTTAGTGAGCGGGCCTGTGTCTTTAACCTTTTGACCACCTTTCCCATCGGCCCACGAATGCATCACGCCGCGCGGCCCGAATTGCTGTTTGAAGGTTTTGCCGTTGGCCAGCACCATGTCGCCGGGGTAGTCGCGGTTTTCGGGCTCTTCTTCCGCATTCAGGTGATACAGATTGCCGAAGAACTCATCAAACCCATGCATGGTGGGCAGGTGTTCATCGCGGTCGCCCTGATGGTTTTTGCCGAACTGACCGGTGGCGTAGCCCAGCTCTTTCATTACCGAGGCCATGGTCACGGCCGATGCGGGCCAGCCTTCTTTGGCGCCCGGCAAGCCCACTTTGGTCATGCCGCTGCGCACAGGTACCGAGCCGCCGATAAACGCCGCGCGCCCGGCGGTGCAGCTTTGCTGCGCGTAATAATCGGTAAATGAAAGCCCTTCATTGGCGATGCGATCGATATTGGGGGTGTGGTAACCCATCATGCCGCGGTTGTTGTGGCTGATGTTCCAGGTGCCGATATCGTCGCCCCAGATCACCAGAATGTTGGGTTTGGGGCCGGCGTTGCTTTCTTCTGCGGCTGTGCAGGAAATAGACAGAGCAACCAGCAGGCTGGCGCCAAGCCAATTCAGTCTTCGTAACAATGAACGTTGCATTATGCGTCCTCTCTAATGCATGGATAGGAGATACCGCGCGGGCTTATAGTTGCCGTGATCCTAAGGGTATCGGGGCCATTGTAGAGGATTTGTGTTACGGAATGTGGAGCTGAGTGGTGTTGCGTTGCCTGGTTTGTTGATTTGGGTGCCAAAAGTTGCTGGGGTTGACCGGTTTCGGGTCGAACTGGCTAGATGGAAAAGACTAAATGGAGTTACTGTCTGGGGATTAAGTGCCAGGGGACATGTCCCACCGAGTCCCGTGTACGGGTTCAGACTCCCCCACACCAAAGCATGAAGCACTTGCGCTTCATGCTTTGGTGTGGGGGAGTCTTACTCCGGGTTTTACTTGCCTTGCTCGCGCGCGATGGCGCGGTAAGCGATGTCGTTGCGGTAGAAGCTGCCGTCCCACTCGATTTTTGCGGCGAGGTCGTAGGCGGCGCGTTGGGCTTCGCTCACGCTGTTGCCAAGCGCAGTAGCGCACAGTACGCGGCCGCCGTTGGTGACTACGCGACCTTCCACTACCTTGGTGCCAGCGTGAAAGACTTTGCCGTTATCGGACTGTGCGTCTTTCAGGCCCTTGATCACGTCGCCCTTGCGGTAGCTGCCGGGGTAACCGCCAGCGGCAATCACCACGCCCACGGCGGCGCGGTCATCCCAGTTGGCGTCGGCGCTGTCGAGGGTTTTGTCGATGGCGGCGTTACACAGCGCCACCAGGTCAGACTGCAA
This region of Simiduia agarivorans SA1 = DSM 21679 genomic DNA includes:
- the coq7 gene encoding 2-polyprenyl-3-methyl-6-methoxy-1,4-benzoquinone monooxygenase, with the translated sequence MKTTLTAIDHLIVEADKVLRTLAPGKLSHHRPNPAGALPEADMNDTERKHAAGLMRVNHSGEVCAQALYQGQALTARLPEVRDEMAQAAAEEIDHLAWCEQRLHQLDSRPSLLNPLWYGLSFGIGAGAGLISDKVSLGFVAATEDQVCKHLDSHLASLPEQDARSRAIVGQMREDEARHAETALNAGGLKFPAPVKRLMSLTSRLMTEASYRL
- a CDS encoding ATP-binding protein — its product is MKIKHKLSMLFSGLLLVSVTGAVYVSLQWSSASAERNALRSVQSALALSGHRLHAELLSTQQLLDLLAESRLFDGMQPEVFLPPLKQLIARYPNRFEKFIVGLPDGTFYNTAGGNPHQGGLLSLDDADPQAPLHRINQRDYWQATVANNHGAEARFYVSQPMISYTTGVRQIVIARTLLDNQGKVQGLLGASTQWRSLERFIHTLQQDHFSEFDWPTRMLLTDRDGNYWYHWNSSKIVRRMQDENGQAITGAQGQALSLISNIRDENIPEFDALPDQSDNPLVQVTRFSVGQSDSHYYLLHKTIPNSGYMLGVVVSQEELLSPLRQLKTDYLWLLIATLTLGSAMAWLMTRQIARPIEALNNDVQAMGQGRPIPVNQHTDLSEVQELATTFDTLHRKLMEREQALAHSESRLNYALEGANDGLWDWNLASDEVFYSPRWFSMLGRDQTEHSQTVSSFLELLHPDDVDRANKAIENYLAGKANSYRITLRLRHKDGHYVHVLSRAFAVRDQQGNPVRLVGTHVDISEQVAFEEKIQQMNEDLERRVRDRTADLEAAKEAALQAQAEAEQSSMIKSRFLANMSHELRTPLNAINGFSERLIERIGDQLEPRHRDALNTIARNGKHLLTMINDILDTQKIDSGEVRLKRSQIVIPEFLDKLAREHDAERKPGVTFNYSCDPDIELRSLHADPNRLRQILSNLLSNAFKFTEQGNVTLRAIAETRHRRRGMSFEIIDTGPGIPKTLVDQLFHPFTQLDDSLTRSAKGTGLGLTLVKLLTELHNGQISVDTDRAVGTRFVVWIPDEN
- a CDS encoding arylsulfatase yields the protein MQRSLLRRLNWLGASLLVALSISCTAAEESNAGPKPNILVIWGDDIGTWNISHNNRGMMGYHTPNIDRIANEGLSFTDYYAQQSCTAGRAAFIGGSVPVRSGMTKVGLPGAKEGWPASAVTMASVMKELGYATGQFGKNHQGDRDEHLPTMHGFDEFFGNLYHLNAEEEPENRDYPGDMVLANGKTFKQQFGPRGVMHSWADGKGGQKVKDTGPLTKKRMETIDDESSKRAMEFIREQHKAGKPWFVWWNGTRMHFRTHVKEEHRGISGQDEYSDGMVEHDLHIGQFLKLLDELKIADNTLVMYSTDNGPHYNTWPDAGTTPFRGEKNSNWEGAYRVPTFVRWPGKFPAGKTLNGIVSHEDWLTTFAAAAGDTTVKQRLLKGTKINGRTYKAHLDGYNQLDYLTGKVKESPRHEFWYVNDDGQVVAARYDDWKVVFLENRGQRFGVWREPFVELRVPLLFNLRRDPFEKSQHNSNTYEDWFLDRPYVIVPIQGLAAKFLQSMKEYPPAQTPGSFNLSKIEEQLRSNMGSN
- a CDS encoding AAA family ATPase; its protein translation is MTDIHDLSLLLRARTPLIVLETHDELRALDALQRAVEDTGQSERGRVRSRPLYRWTISDGLVRAGFGEPEPGNEAHQEPDEVLRHLRSVRSPAVVALCDFHPYLEGNPKIVRLLKDIALAQSQARHTLVLISHAMKLPAELSRLSARVSLALPGEEEIMTIIREEARALSAQGRKVRADNQTLARMVHNLKGLSYADVRALVRSAIMDDHAITESDLPAVNKAKFELLDLEGVVSFEFETANFADVGGLGRFKDWLANRRDAFTDNSLKDKPKGVMLLGVQGSGKSLAAKAVAGLWGLPLLRLDFGALYNKYHGESERNLRESLQLAERMAPCVLWMDEIEKGLANDGSDSGTSKRLLGSLLTWQAERKQPVFVVATANDISALPPELLRKGRLDEIFFVDLPSEKVREDIFAIHLKSRGLDRLVIQGPLLAAAAEGFSGAEIEQAIVAAIYSSRAKGEDCGVQQILKELASTNPLSVVMAEKIASLRAWAQERCVMAD
- the crp gene encoding cAMP-activated global transcriptional regulator CRP is translated as MVAVSLTPHIRNVDKFLEHCHRRRYPAKTTIIYAGDKSDSLYYIVKGSVTVLIEDDDGHEMIVAYLNDGDFFGEMGLFEDDADSRSAWVRAKTECEVAEISYAKFQELTEKHPEFLFALGSQMARRLRNTTRKVGDLAFLDVTGRVARTLLDLCKEPDAMTHPDGMQIKITRQEIGRIVGCSREMVGRVLKTLEEQGLVSVKGKTMVVYGTR
- a CDS encoding OsmC family protein is translated as MQAKVKWVDGVMFLGESGSGHAVVMDGAADHGGRNMGVRPMEMILLGIGGCASFDVVTILKKSRQDVAACHVELDADRADGTPSPFTRIHMKFVVSGRKLKANQVERAVELSATKYCSASVMMEAAGVDLSHSFEVVELD
- a CDS encoding HAD family hydrolase, with amino-acid sequence MKTRISAMLVLLVFFVSLGCKPQDPLPSWHDGNTKQAITDFVTKTTQKGAATYVPEKDRIAVFDNDGTLWSETPLYFQAFYIFDQIRIMAPQHPEWQNQEPFASVLRGDLESALAGGEKALIEMMMATHSGMSTDEFRASVSQWISSAKHPATGKLYTAMVFQPMLELMNYLRANGFTVYIVSGGGVDFMRAWTERVYGVAPPQVIGSRIATQFVMQGNTPVLMREPALEFVNDKGGKPVAIHHIIGQRPLMAFGNSDGDLAMLQWTSAGNGPRFAAIVHHTDNARESAYDRKSHVGKLDQALDLIEPNGWTRIDMKQDWKRVYPD
- a CDS encoding MliC family protein yields the protein MRWIWLCLCGALFACNDPASSGFASLHGELTGADEVPTGSRATVIIEEVGPADRAALRVAEISQAATPSPQQFELSYQPVQLANGHRYNARARIEDAKGQLLWTTDQAYPITDNTQFLSLTLRAVKATTPARKALFDCAGESLEVTFNNTGARVAFRGAQWSLEHQPSASGAHYRGDGMDFWTKGDEAILRLDDSELRCQRPRA
- a CDS encoding GAF domain-containing protein; this translates as MNAADKKALYRELHQRLSALTDGESDEIALMATLVCEVHHALPYSHWTGFYRVTEPGMLKVGPYQGGHGCLQISFDRGVCGRAARERAVQLVDDVEALPYHIACSSSTRSEIVLPVLDKRGQVRAVLDLDSDDYGAFCAEDERGLTALIALISHCFD